A region of the Mytilus galloprovincialis chromosome 1, xbMytGall1.hap1.1, whole genome shotgun sequence genome:
GCTATTGTCATGACCATTCATTATAAAAGTCTTGATGTACATTATGTATTGTAGATTTACAGTACATTCATAGAAAGGTACATCTTGTATATAAGTTATTTACTAActtaaaacattttgtatttcagAGGACATAGATTGGTTTAAACCTGTAGAATTGAGAACTAAATGGGGGAAAAGAGGACACATAAAAGAACCCTTAGGTAAATAATTTAACTATTCTATTTATAAATGTCTCACATGTAAATAGTTATAGCAGTGCCAAAGAAGTAGTTATTCTAATATAAGTTTGATAGAAAATTTGTGGTCAAGGTGCCTGTCCACCCTGTTGCAAATACTGTTACTGTATATTCAGCACTAAAATGTCAGCTAATAGGAAGTCAATGAATTGCATAATAGCACACCTAGGCAACTTCAAACAGGAAGGAATGTTTTAACCGAGAAAACTGTTGGATATATTTATAATTCATATTCTGCTGTCATTATTCTTTTGGTTATGATAGTACTTATAAGACTACAATTTAAATACAATGTTCTGTTTGCAAACTAAGGACGTCACTACTTTGCATATAATTAGATATGAATTTGCCAGGGATGAGGTACAATGGTAGGTTACCAATTAGAAggtgaaacatttttgttgtaATCAAGGATTTATAACTAACACTCTAAATATATGTCCTTGTCATAATATTGCCTAACAATAAATTCAATCTGGTCAATCATAGTGCATAATCCAAACCTGATTTTCTTATTATTGTGCAACCAACTCACACAATCAAAAACTATTCATTATGACTGAGGAACTGGTCAATCAGGAGATGGAAACAAGACTTCAGAAAATTAAACATACCCATAGATTAGAAGTCtgattcatattaaaaaaaaaattggatgatATGAGTTACCTTTAAAAAGCTGTTAGTCTTACTTACATTCATGTTAAAGAAGCAGTGGAAAATATAGGTTGATTTTGCCTCTATACACAAAAATGTGAATGTTATTATGTTTTGGCCCCACCCACGATaataaaggggcattatgtttttttgtctatttgttcCTTTTTTCGTTCATCCTTTCGTCTGTCCATtcatcctgcttcaggttaaagtttttggtcaaggtaatttttgatgaagttgtagtccaatcaacttgtaacttagtacacatgtttcctatgatatgatctttctacttttaatgccaaattagaatttttaccccaatttcacagtccactgaacataaaaaatgatagtgcgagcggggcatccgtgtacttggtacacatttttgttaaactttgtatttatttcacTTTCCAGGTACCCATGGACATATGAAGTGTGTATTTGATGGACAGTTAAAATCACAAGACACTGTGTTAATGAACTTATACAAACGGGTGTTCCCAAAATGGACTTACAACCCACATGTAAATGCCCCTCCTGTTATAAATGAGTTCAGTCTTGATACAATGGAAACAGAAGAAGACGAGGAAGAAGAGAGAACTGCTTACcaaatgtttgaataaaaatattttaatcgaTTAATTGTTCTTCTATATCTTCTGTCCATTCTTTATTTGAAATGTAGGTTTGACCAATATTCTATTTGAATATCACATCAATCCTCTTTTTTTTACTGTCCTGGGCAAAAGGTCCAGTGTGAGCTATTCACATCACTTGGCATCCATATCTGTTGgctgtaaaattttacaaaaatcttcttcctTGAAACTGCTGTGTCAATTGAAGTCAAATTTGGACACAATCATCCTTGTGGTTATAGATAATATTAAAGGCAAAGTGTTTAAAGAGAACTGTTCTGCGCAATGTTCAGCCATTACATGTAAGATATACAACTAACTTATTTACACACATTGCAACATCACTGACAAAATGTCAACATGTCAACTATGGACAAGTACAATAGAAGGAATGTTCTGTTCCTGCGATAATCTCAACAGTGGTAtctagttttataaatattttaaatgattctTCCTTGCAACCAAAACCAACAAAGgctaaaaatttaaaattatggtGAAACCAATAGTCTTTTTGAAATGACGTACATACAGAGATTATCTGGCAGCTTCAGCACATTCAGAATATCAAAATCTAACTACTGtccattttaaagaaaattatcagaTGAATCGTTATAAGAGTTGTTgccgtaaacatggtaaaatgctatttttttaagatattagATACTGGgtagtgaaaaattaaaaattttctgCAGCAAGAGAGTCCACATACTCCCAATTGTCCATTCAAGACTACAAGACTTAATGATCAGTAGCACTcgtactacatcttcctatagctACTTTTTATCAATGGTCAGTGATTAGTTttcattattttgtcatttttcagatactataagcactAGGGCaattttatttggtgtatggaatgattcaAAGGTGTAAATGTCTGTATGACAGGATTTTGTTGTTTGATCAATTTTTTGGGTACTATTAGTGATAGGACAgctttatttggtgtatgaaatgattgcaatgtgtacatgtctgtctgccatgcatggttcatctgactgtTGCCCCATTTTCATAGAATATTGATAATGTTATGTtcatgtgatacttgtagtaaaacctCCATATTACAATTTCAACATGAAATCTATTATTTTATCTTTGTCccttgaataaaattgagaatggaaatggggaatgtgtcaaagagacaacaacccgactatagaacagacaacagcagaaggtcaccaacaggtcttcaatgcagcaagaaattcccgcacccggaggcgtccttcagctgacccctaaacaaatatatatacaatgtattagttagtgataatgaacgccatactaaacacacaagaaactaaaattaaaaataataaaagaccaacaaaggccagaggctcccgacccgggacaggcgcaaaaacgtggtggggtttaacatgtttatgagatctcaaccctccccctatacctctggccaatgtagaaaagtaaacgcataacaatacgcattcaacaaaaatatttttattgcattgtatcattttatacaatataaaccaggtgctccgcagggtgcagctttatacgaccgcagaggtcgaaccctgaacagttggggcaagtatggacaaaacattcaagcgtgatacagctctgaatttggattgtgatcaaatttttaacattacatgggttttttttacacaaaacaaatgtcaagattttacaaatcaattaaagatttcttcttcaaactttttaaatctaaaattaaatagttgacacagcataggtttctgacacagaatgaatgtggtctaatgaacttaaaagtttttttgccttagagcaattcactatgctgttgaatattaatcctctcaaaaaaatttgaagaaattttctttttatttatgaaatctgaaatgagaaaaatttaaccccccccattttttttcacatccccgtttccctttttccaaaactgatatcaattcaaatttctaatggagtttgcaacaataactactcttttaaatacatcataaaatattaaaatgtaaaattaagtgcttgttatcactgaagggtaaagattgtttggtagtaaaagtgaatatacattgtttattgtataaaacaataaaaaaaacttcatcagcaacattttatattggcaaatttccaatgaagttatttacataaagttattggcaaataaaaatagaaaatgacatcatagtcatgtctggcaaatgtccaacatacattatctaaaaacattttagataagataaggaaaaaaagcttcatcagcaacattttatattggcaaatttccaatgaagttatttacataaagttattggcaaataaaaatagaaaatgacatcatagtcatgtctggcaaatttccaacatatattatcaactactattctatacaaagaaagataactccaattgaaaattaattgctattgcacaatattgtgcaattagatatttcttgctattgtgcaatactgtgcaattgaaaatttcttgctattgcacaatacttgatatggaatcctgatttggaccaacttgaaaactgggcccataatcaaaaatcaaagtacatatttagataaagcatatcaaataagcccaagaatttaatttttgttaaaatcaaacttagtttaattttggaccctttggaccttaatgtagaccaatttgaaaactggaccaaaaattaagaatctacatacacagttagatttggcatatcaaagaacccatttattcaatttttgatgaaatcaaacaaagtttaattttggacccccatttggaccaacttgaaaactaggccaataatcaaaaatctacatttttaaattcagcatttcaaagaaccccaaggattcaatttttgttaaaatcaaactaagtttaattttggactctttggaccttaatgtagaccaattcgaaaacgggaccaaaaattaagaatctacatacatagttagattcggcatatcaaagaaccccaattattcaatttttgatgaaatcacacaaagttcaattttggaccctttgggccccttattcctaaactgttaggaccaaaactcccaaaatcaaacccaaccttccttttatgatcataaaccttgtgtttaaatttcatagatttctatttacttatactaaagttatggtgcaaaaaccaaaaataatgcttatttgggcccctttttggcccataattcATAAAccgttgtgacctcaactccaaaaatcaatcccaaccttccttttgtggtcataaaccttgtgttaaaatttcattgatttctatttacttatactaaagttattgtgcgaaaaccaagaataatgcttatttgggcccttttttggcccttaattcctaaactgatggaaccaaaacttccaaaatcaatcccaaccttccttttgtggtcataaaccttgtgtcaaaatttcatagatttctattcacttaaactaaagttatagtgcgaaaaccaagaaaatgcttatttgggccctttttggccccttattcctaaaacgttgggaccaaaactcccaaaatcaatcccaaccttccttttgtggtcataaaccttgtgttaaaatttcattgatttctattcacttttactaaagttagagtgcgaaaactaaaagtattcggacgacgacgccgacgacgacgccaacgtgatagcaatatacaaccaaaaaattaaaatttttgcggtcgtataaaaacctttGTCAAAGTTTATTTTGGCTTTTATAGAATAGAATAATTTATATGTGATTAACCATCTCATGATGATCTAGTGGAAGCATGAAAGCAATTTTCACATCTGATGTGCAGCCACTATTCTACCTTTTAATGTCACTTGATAAACTgactcaaaacaaacaaaaggtgtcattatttacaattttcatttattggTTCTGAAAACATTTGTTACAAATCATAAAAAAGTGCTACAAGATGGTAAACTTTCATAATCTTCTGACAATATCTGCTTCCCATTACAATATTTATACTTTAAAGATGTCCAGTAAGGTATTTCAAACATGATTTATTAGTACCATTCTTAAGTTATAGCACATCATACTCGTACATAGATTTTTAATTGCAGATTGGCTTAGGAGAAGCAATGAATATAATTAATAAATCCtttatgttcagtggcaaatatttcatgaatatttaggAATAAAAAGAACTTCAAAAACTTGATAGACTTTACATACATTATGTTATTGAAATTAAATTCCTGTTGAAGTAGCAATGAACATTCTACAACTGATCACAAGTTTTCATTATGCacaatatcatttttcatgtatAAAAATCTGTTTCATGTTCAAACTTCTATTATTGTCCAGTTTCATCACAACAGTTTCCTGGTATTTATTTCTCAGATTACAATACAAATCAAATGGCGCTATTTCCTTCATATGACAGGTTAAAAGCCAAACATTCATTGTCCAAGATATGTAGAACAATTTATCCATTTGGTTTCTTCATCCTTCTTTCatctgattttcaaatatttccctGATTAAGTTCATACTGTCTGCAAATCTAGACTCATTTTGGAATCCTGCTTCTCTCCATctgatttaaataaaacaaaaagaattaaattaaattactgctgaaattgtaattttgtaCATTATATTATATCAACACAgaatatgaaagaaattaaatattcacagctatatattttcttttgtgaCTTGGTagattttctgaagaaaaaacaaataataggtaaatgtaaatatctcaaaaaaatattttatgtaccATCAATATAAAGGTGATTCAGGTTATTTGTTTGCAAACTGTTTTCAGGACTGAGGAGTATTTCATAAATGAACAAAATTTAGGATAACATACATGCTCATAATTAGATGTATAGCTTTAAGTTCAAAACAAGAGGCTACTGGTGAACAAATGTATCCATGATTGGTTGGAAGAGTTATACAGTGTTTGGCAAGTGGAAAATATAAAGACTTTTTGTATCAGATTACTTTCACTGGATCCCAATTAACATAAAAATGACTTGTATCTTCTTTatgtttttccaaatatttagatgaacatgtacatgcatttaaaTGTCCtaacaaaatcattttaacaGTATAATTTATAAGCCTGGACTAAACATTTGACTTCACATGATTAACCTCTGGCAAGTGTCATAAATGTAATTTAATTTTCTGTTTAGAAATCAATTATACAAAAGGCAATTTTACAAACATAGCTTTTCAAAAGGCGTCAGGGCAGAAGGACAAGGCTGAGGACACCCAGGGTGCGGCGCCTTCTATTTTGAGCTAACGAGACCACTGCATGTACACACATTTAAATGTCCTAACAAAACCATTTTAACAGTATAATTTTATAAGCCTGGACGAAACATTTCTGCATACTGGATAGTTGGTAAATGTTAAATCTCTACAGATTGAAATAGATCAATATTAGACAGGATTGGTTCATTGGTGGGCAGTTAAAAGATTTGTGTAAATTGGACAAATTTTTCAGAGACAGGAGGAAACTGCAAGACGTACATTTTATTACAGTGTCAAAAAACAAATGTCTTTTGGATGTTTGTGTCTTTGGATTGCTGTTTCATTTGGTGTATTTTTACTCCTTTATTTTCCATTACGGtcgattcattattattcgttggataccaatttttgtggttttggtgggtacaggtgaaccacgattTAAATATTGAACAAACTGTATCTGGTTTTACTCCTTTATTTTCCATTACAGtcgattcattattattcgttggataccaatttttgtggttttggtgggtacaggtgaaccacgattTAAATATTGAACAAACTGTATCTGGTTTTACTCCTTTATTTTCCATTACAGtcgattcattattattcgttggataccaatttttgtggttttggtgggtacaggtgaaccacaatttaaatattgaacaaaCTGTATCTGGTTTTACTCCTTTATTTTCCATTACAGtcgattcattattattcgttggataccaatttttgtggttttggtgggtacaggtgaaccacaaatttaaatattgaacaaaCTCTATCCGGTTGGTTGCAAACTTTGGGAAAACCATGAAACAAAGTTTCCCgcaatccacaaaaataaaagattcAACAATACTTGTTATTCTTCATTGGTTCTAGATGACAACAATACcataaaatagatttttaaagTACCAGTATTAATAATTCTATGTGTCCTGTTGTCCATAAATAGCACAAAAAATTTTGAAGGATTTTGCTACCTATATCTATATTGCAGTATGGTACCACTGATGATAATACCTTATTCTGACATCTTTCCATCTGGACATGTGTCCTAACAGTAACTGTTCAGGGGGTGGTGCAGTATCTGGAtcctgaaaaaaattaaagtgttgaCAGATTAGTTAGTTTTTAACGCCAATGTTTATAGCCAGATAATTTTCATTCAACATCATTTTCCATCAATTTCAAAGGACCAAGCTAGCAGGAAAATAGTTATTTCATTAACTAAAACTTAAAGAACtgaaatggcaatgttaaaaatatattaatgatcatatagtaaaaagataaaaataacagTTAATTTAACTACATGCAGGTGCATGATTTTCTGGGTGTGTTGAAGaccccattggtggccttgggctgttttcagCTCCTTGGTCAGGTGAGACGTCTCTTTGACAATTAAACctaatttattaatttactgCATTTATATCTAATGGTGCATCTGTGTTTGGTAATGGTTCTGGTATTCTGTAGTCTCTTGTATCATCTGGCTCAGCTTTTATTGGCTTTGGCATCAGGTATACATTTGGTATGCCATCTatctttaaacaaagaaaatcttTCTAATTGATAATATTTGCTAATCAAAATAACATGGGTTTAACATTAGGTTTCAATTATAGATTACCTGATATCTGATTTTTCATTAGACATTACAGTTTGTGCTACTTAAAATAAGCAGTCAAAAAATGGATAAAACTCAAAATTCCAGTTTgcacaaaatatttcttaaaaattgaagaaaagtCTATACCTATAAATGAccattgaaatataaaatataaatgaaaatacataaattCCCATGTCTGGAAAAATCTATGAATGACTCTGTCAAAGCAAATATGTGTGAGCAATAGTGAACAAATACAGTTTAAGGTTTGAAAGACAATAAAATCTATTAAAAGTAGATGATTGAAAGAAACCAACTGTATAAATGTATCTGTATTAATGCCTCTTTATACAGTTGCATATCATGATACCATAGTGAACTCAATATTTTCAGGCAATTCAAATAAATGGACTACTCCATTTTCAAGCTGTTTTATATTTCTTTAGGACTAAAATTAGAACAAAACCTAGATCCATCTATCACAAATCTCTATAAAGTAcgtataccaaaaaaaaaatataaaagaatgtcATTACAATTTTTATATGAGTTTATGAACAAAGACCACAAAATAAAGACGAAATATTATAAATTTCATGTGCCCAATGGCATTTTCAATATACCTCTTCATCACTGTGTGCCTCATGTTCTGGAGATGATAACTTGTCTTTGTCGTTGGCATCTCTGTCGTATGGACGATTCTTTAACCATGATCTACAGATAGGGTATAATGGTGAATCTTCATCAAACTGGGCAAGATCTACACTTCTGTCAAATAACTTCATTATGTACTGATCTGTAAAGATAAAATACACctgtaataataatatatatatacagatttacTCACctcattatatttgttttttaaaatatgctttaCAGGCATTTATGATTTTTGATCAAGCATCATTTGATATGAGATCAAGCATCATTTGATATGAGATCAAGCATCATTTGATATGAGATAAAAGATACATAATTTTGAAGAAACCCTTGACATTTTGAGGAATAGTAAATacagttttttttctcaataaccaatgctttaatattttttttagaaaggaGGGAAGGATGTTGAAATATCTTACTACTATTTTTAGCATCAGAGAACCTGATTATTTAAAgtctttaacaatgtttaatattGACATCCATTTTTGTTCATTTCATGAAATATGTGATGTTGTCTTGGTTTTTGCTAAACACTTAATCTACAATTCGCCATGGCCAGATGTGTTACAGTATTACCCCTcagtttaatttaaatatttatcaatattgGAAATAATTTTGTTGCTTCTTCAAccaaacaataattttttttacaacagGCAATATGAATTTAAACTTACGATGAACCTGTCCATCACTGAAATcaaaatcttcttttcttttaCGTTTTCTAGCTGATCTGTTTGCTGCTCGTTTACTTGGTGACACAACTGGTGATGAAACACTGTAACaagtatgaataattaaatactTGGTGACACAACTGGTGATGAAACATTGTAAAaagtatgaataattaaatactTGGTGACACAACTGGTGATGAAACACTGTAGCAAGTATGAACAattgaatacaaactgaaaaacagcAAATAAAAAATCCAGCGTCAAATTAATTCATacattacatgtacaaatatagtaacaaaattttactgtggatttattttaattcatggGATTTATTTGTGTCAATTTCATTGAATAAAGGTTCACCGCAAAatgttcaaaatgaaaaaaaatctgattgaCTTGTATGATTAATATGTTTATCAAGGAGATGTTATTctcaaatatataatttttcataaattcatGTAACTTCGCATTAGGACCCATCTATAAGTAAATCAGTGTCTAAGGCCATATTTTGACCTTTAGTAAATTACTTTAACAAATAGTGAATTGGATtgctttaatggtttactttaacaaatagtgacttggattgagagttggcattcataccacagcttcttacATCTATATAAAAATAGGACACATTCACATGTTTATGCTTAATGACTTACAGACTATATGAGATCTTTCATGTAAGTGACTCAAATAAACTTACCTTGTAGCTAGTTCTGACTGGGATATTTCATCTTCACTCGAGACAtgcctataaaaaaaaatcactatttgcATAATTGGtcataaattaaatgtttactgtTTTGATAAGACagataaaaaataagaatattctaagcttaaattttaaacacatattaATCATGCGCAAACTTCTCAACATTAATTATGAGGTCTACATGCATTTGACTTTTCATAGATATTTTCGATTTTAAGCCAGCAATTCAACTGAGTGAACTGGATGTATGAACATCTTGAACAATAGGCACTCTACACTATTATAGACTAGAATGTACTCcatgactgtttttttttatgttgtacatgtattacttATCATGATAGCTGTTTACATTTTCTCTCCGTCTGCTATAGTATTTGCTCAAATTCCAAGAAATAAAAATTGCCATTTAAGACACTAATTATGTCTAAGGAGTGGAATAACAATTGTGTTTaaatgtagacttatttgtatatcACAACTTGCTGTCATATCACTTTTACTGTACTGtagtgcaaaaaaaaacaaaaaagaaaaaaattgtcataaaaaATGCTTTGAATTACCCCTCATCTTTCTTATCAACCATTAACTGTAATGTTGCATCTAATCTACTTCTTGCAGAGCTCACCTCTGCAAcacctgaaatataaagaaaac
Encoded here:
- the LOC143073700 gene encoding protein lin-37 homolog, whose translation is MTSVKGVAEVSSARSRLDATLQLMVDKKDEGHVSSEDEISQSELATSVSSPVVSPSKRAANRSARKRKRKEDFDFSDGQVHHQYIMKLFDRSVDLAQFDEDSPLYPICRSWLKNRPYDRDANDKDKLSSPEHEAHSDEEIDGIPNVYLMPKPIKAEPDDTRDYRIPEPLPNTDAPLDINADPDTAPPPEQLLLGHMSRWKDVRIRWREAGFQNESRFADSMNLIREIFENQMKEG